The Oceanidesulfovibrio indonesiensis genomic sequence TAGTGTGAGTTCCCTGTTTGCGAAAACGTCTCTTGGTCGCAAGGACCTCAAGATAACGGACTCGGAGTTTGCCCAGCTTCGGGATTTCATCTATGAAAACAGCGGCATATATATTGCGGACAATCGCAAGTACCTTCTTGAGAACAGGCTGAGCGGACGGATCAAGGCGCTCAACCTCAAGGACTACGGCGAGTACTATTACTATCTGCGGTACGATTCCAAGCGTCGGGACGAGCTGGCGCGCATGTACGAGGTGATCACCACCAACGAGACGAGTTTCTATCGCAACCCGCCGCAGCTGAAGGTTTTTCAGGAGAAGGTCCTGAGCGAAGTCATCGCCGAGCAGCGCAAGAAAGGGCAGAAACGGCTGCACATCTGGTCGGCCGGGTGCTCCACGGGCGAGGAGCCCTACACCCTGTCCATGATCATTCACGAGACCCTGGGCAGCGAGCTGAGCCAGTGGTCCGTGCGCATCACGGCCAACGATCTTTCGGAAGCGGTGCTCAAGTCCGCTCGCGATGCACTGTATACGGACTACGCCCTGCGGACCACGCCCAAGGACAAGATCGCCAGGTTCTTCGATAAAGAAGGCGACCGCTACCGGGTCAAGCCGGAGGTGCGCAGGCTCGTCCAGTTCGGGCAGATCAATCTCAACGACCGCGCAGCGGTGAAGCGTGTTGAGCGATCCCAGATCGTGTTCTGCCGCAACGTCATCATTTACTTTGACGACGATATGAAGAAGCGCGTTATCTCAGCGTTCTACGACAATCTCAACCCCGGCGGATTCCTGCTCATAGGCCACAGCGAGTCGCTGCACAATATCTCGCGCGCATTCAAGCCGGAACACCATCCGGGCGCCATTGTCTACCGCAAGGTCTGATCGCCCGTGAGCGATACGGAGATGGGGAGGCATGTTTCTTGAGAGGTCGAACACGTGAATGTACGAGTGCTCGCCGTGGCCAACCAGAAGGGCGGTGTCGGCAAGACCACCACCGCGCTCACGCTGGCCGCGGCGTTCGCCAAGGAAGGCCGCAGCGTCCTGGTCCTGGACCTGGACCCGCATGTCAGCGCCTCCATTCACATGCGCTTCTATCCGGAGAAGCTCAGACACACCGCGTACGACCTCTTCACCAAGCCCAAGAGCGAACGATGGCACACCGCATGGAACAAGGTCACATACCCGGCCGCCGGCGGCATATTCGACTTCGTTCCCGCGCACACCAAGCTTTCGGACCTGGACGTGGACCTCGCCGGGATCAAGGGCAAGGGAAGCCTGCTGGTGCGGGCGCTCATGAACGTGCCGCAGGACTACGACTACGTCATCCTGGACTGCCCGCCGTACCTGGGCGTGCTCCTGGCCAATGCGATAATGGCAGCGAACCTGGTGATCATCCCCATCCAGACGGAGTACCTGGCTCTCAACGGCCTCAAGCTCATCTTCTCCACCATGCGTACCCTCAACCGGGTGCGCCGGGAGCCTGTGGGCTACCGCGCTCTGGCCACCATGTTCGATTCCCGGGCCGGCGCGTGCAAGCGCGTGCTCTCCCTGCTGCGGGACAAGCTGGGCGACAGGATGTTCGAGACCATTATCCACCACGACACCAAGCTGCGGGAAGCCAGCGGCAAGGGCGCGGTCATCTACGACCTTTATCCGGAATCGCGCGGAGCCCTGGAGTATTCGCAGCTCGCCGCGGAGATTGAGACATTATGAGCAAAAGCCCTGAAGAATATTTCCTGGACGAGGAACTCTCCCCGGAAGAGCGCAGCGAGGAGGTGGCGTTCTCCGAGACAGAGCGAGCTTTCCTTGAGAAGTACCTTGGCCTGGAACGGGACATCCTGGACCGCCTCGGCATAGAGGAATCATCCGATCCGCAGCCGGTGGAGCTGGCGGAGGTGGAGCCACCGCCGCCCCTGGAGCAGACGGCGCCGCCCGAAGAAGAGGCCGGCCCTGTGGAGGACGTATCGGGCGAGGCCCTTCTCGTGCAGGAGCAGGAAGAAGCCGAGTCCGCGCCGGAAGTGGAGGCCGTGTACGAGAAGGCCGCCGAGGAAGCGGTTGCCGAAACGCCGCGGGTTGAAACTGCCGTCAGCGAAGAAATCGAGGCCGAACCGTCGCTCGATGACGAGATACGCGCCCAGACCGAGGTCCAGCTCGTCAGTTTTTTTCTGGCGGACCAGGAGTTCACCATTCCCATCAACGCCGTTCAGGAGGTCGTGCGCTACATGGAGCCCACGGCCGTGCCCGAATCGCATGATTTTCTCGCAGGCATCGTGAACATGCGCGGGCGGGTGACGCCTGTTCTTCGCCTGGGCGTCATTCTGGGCAAGGAAGAACCTCCCGCGAACGATGAAAAGATAAACGAAGACGAGGATAAGCGACGGTTTTTCATCGTGTGCCGCAAGGGGGATGTCCAGGTCGCTCTGCTGGTGGAGCGGGTGCATACCATGTATCGTGTGCCCCAGTCCGCAATCGAGTGGAACATAGAACAGCGCATGGGAGCGGATGTGGAGGTAGTCCGCGGCCTTCTGCGCTCGGGAGACGGCCTCGTGGGAATCGTCTCCCTGGAACGCATGCTGGACAAGGTTGGCATGCAAGGAGGCTTGGGTGGCTAAACATATCCTCATAGTGGACGATTCCAAGACAGTGAGGAATCTGGTTGCCTTCATCATGAAGAAGGAAGGCTTCCGGGTTTCCACTGGAGAAAACGGCTTGGACGGCCTGGAAAAGCTCTACACCAATCCGGATGTGGATCTGATCATCACGGACATCAACATGCCCAAGATGGACGGGTTCACTTTCATCAAGTCCGTGCGGGAGCAGGAAGCCTACCGTGATGTGCCCATCGTGGTGCTCTCCACGGAAGGGCGGGAAGAAGACATCGACGCCGGCATCAGCCTTGGCGCCAATCTGTACCTCGTCAAGCCCGCGCAGCCGGAGAAGCTCGTCAAGAACGTGAATATGCTCCTTGGGTAGTGCCATGGGGCGGCCGGGAAAGGAATGATACGACCATGAGCCAGGATTTTCTCGATCCGGAAATTATCAACGATTTCATACTCGAAGCCAAAGAACACCTGGAGACGATAGAGCCGAACCTGCTCGAGCTCGAAAAGGCTCCGGAGAATCTGGCGCTGCTCAACGAGATTTTCCGGCCCATGCACTCGCTCAAAGGCGCATCGGGCTTTCTCGGGTTCAACACCATGAACCGCCTGGCGCACCGCGCGGAGAACATCCTGGATGAGCTCAGGAAAGGCGAGATGTCCGTGACCTCCGAAATCATGGACGTCATCCTCTCCGCCACGGACGCACTGCGCCAGATGATCGACAACCTCGAGGCCGAAGGCGTGGAAGGCGACGTGGAAGTGGACGAGCTCGTCGCCACAATCGACCGCATCATGGCCGGCGGCGGAGAACCTGCCGCCCCCGCTGCGCCGCCGGCCGCACCGGAGCCCGAACCCGATTTCGAGCATGGGAATCCGCCTGAGCCGGACAACGCCGTGAACGTTGAGCCGCCGGCGGCCGAGGAGGCCGAACCGGATTTCGAGCACGGCGTGCCCCCAGCACCGGAGCCGACAGCTGCCGCGCAACCGGAGGGCGAAGGTGAAATCCATCCCGAGTTCGCGGATGAAACACTGGAGCCGTATGCGCTCACCGCCTTCGGCGAAAGCCACCTCAATGATTTTCTCGAAGAAGCTCAGGAGATCGTGGAGAATCTGAACGCCGGCCTGGTTTCCCTGGAAAAGGAGCCCGAGGCCTGGGCCGACACCACGAACGACCTGTTCCGCTACTTCCACAACCTCAAGGGCAATTCCGGCATCATCGGCTTCAAGGAGCTCAACGGCCTGACCCACGAGGCGGAAACCCTGCTCAATCGCGTGCGCAAAGGCGAGATGGACGCCTCGGCGCAAGGGCTCGTGGACCTCCTGCTGCTCGTGGTGGACACCATCGAATCGCTCGTGTCCGGCGTTGATACGCAGTCCGGCACGGTGAACCCCGTGACCACCACCGCGGTCAAGAGCAGGCTGCGCCGGGCCGTGGAGTCCGGCGTCATCGAAGCCCCGGTTGTGGAAGCAGTCCAGGAAGAAGCCGCTCAGGAGATGCCGGCGCCGGCCGAAGAGGCCACGGCTCCTGCCGGTGAGCCTGCACCTGCAGCGGAAGCTCCGGCCTCCGGCGGGTACGACAGCGAAGACGTGGCAATCTATGAAACCACGGTCAAGCAGCAACTCGGAGCCGTGCGTCTTGCCCTGGAAAAGCTCACCGAGGACGCGGACAACACCGAGTATGTGGACGCGCTCTACCGCGCGCTCGTCACCATCCAGAACTCCAGCGGTTACATGGGACTGGAGGAGGTGCAGACGTACGCGCAACGGACCGCCGCCCTCGTGGATCAGGCGCGTTCCGCAGGCATCGGGTTCGAACCCCTGCTGGACATCATGAAGCAGGAGACTTCCATCCTCGCCGACATGGTGGAAAAGGAGCTTCTGAACATAACATCCGGCGCGGCGGAGCAGACCGGCCCCACGGCCGAGCCGCCAGCCCCGGAACCGAATACGGAGAAGTCTGCGCCGGTAAAATCCGCTGCCGCTCCCGAACCGGAGAAAAAGGCGGAACCGGCGCCTCAGCCCGAGAAAAAGACCGAACCCGCGCCGAAGCAGGAGCACAAGGCCGCGCCCGCACCCAAAGCGGAGCCGAAACCGGCTCTCAAGGACACCCAACCTGCGCCTGCTGCGAAAAAAGCCCCGGAACCCGAGGCCGCCGCGGACAAGAAGACGCCTCCGCCGCCGTCCGGTCAGGCCCAGGCCCAGGCGCAGAAGCCCAAAGTCTCCTCCACCATCCGCGTGGACCATGAGAAGCTCGACCACCTCATGAATCTCATCGGCGAGCTGATCATCAACCGCAACCGGTTCACCATGATCGCCCGCAACCTGGAGGAGCACGGAGACGAACTCGACATCGCCGACACCGCGCAGAACCTCACCGAGACCACCTTTGCCATGGCGCGCATCTCGGATGATCTGCAGGACACCATCATGAAAGTTCGCATGGTTCCGGTGCAGACCGTGTTCTCGCGCTTTCCACGCCTTGTGCGCGACCTCTCCCGCAAGTCGGGCAAGCAGGTTGAGCTGATCACCGAAGGCGAAGAGACCGAACTGGACAAGTCCGTGGTCGAGGTCATCGGCGACCCCCTCGTGCACCTCATCCGCAACTCCGTGGACCACGGCATCGAGTCCGAAGAACAGCGCGTGAAGGCCGGCAAGCCGGCCAAGGGCACGGTCTGGCTGCGCGCCTACTACCGCGGCAACTCCGTGGCCATCGAGATCGAGGACAACGGCAAGGGCATCGACCCGGAAAAGATGCGCGAGGTCGCCGTCAGGAAGGGTGTCATCTCGCCGGAAGAGGCCAAAAACCTGGACGACCGCGAGGCCCGGGAGCTCATCTTCGCCCCCGGCTTTTCCTCGGCAGACACGATCACGGACATCTCAGGACGCGGCGGGGGCATGGACGTGGTGCGCACGAACATCAAGAATCTCAAGGGCTCGGTCTCCATCACTTCCGAGACCGGCAAGTTCACACGCTTCACGCTCATCCTTCCGCTCACCCTGGCCATCATCGACGCGCTTATGGTCAAGGTCGGCGGCGATACCTACGCCATTCCGCTGGACGCCGTCTCCGAGACCACCAAGATCGAGACCCGACGGCTCACCGAGGTCAACGGCCGCAAAGCCGTCACTCTGCGCGGCCAGGTGCTCGGCATCATCTCCCTGTGCGAGATGCTGGAACTGCCGCCGCCGGAGAAGGATCCGGAGATACTTTCGGTGGTGGTCATCCAGGATGGAGACAGACGGCTCGGCCTCGTGGTGGACAGGCTCCTCGAACGCCAGGAGATCGTCATCAAGCCGCTGGGCGCGTATCTGGGGGATCAGAAGGGCATCTCCGGCGCCACCATCATGGGCGACGGCTCCGTGGTGCTCATCCTGGACCCGCACGAGATCTACCTGATGGCCACGTCCAAGGCCATCTAGCGGTCCGGGAGATACGGTATGCGTTGTGCGTTCGGCGTGGTCGGCAGCGTGCTCGTCGCAGCGTCGTTCGCAGTGCTGCTCGCCGCGTCATCCTCTGCCATGGCGCAGGAGCAGGGCAGGGAGGCCATAACCGGCGCGTTCGGCTACGATCTGGGCGCGGCCTACGTGCCTGACGCCGACGCCGAGATGATCCAAGAGCGCGGTGGGCTGGTGCGCGTGGACGTAAGTCCTCAGATTCCCACAGGCTTCTTCCTGTATCACGCTCTGTGGCTGGAGCCGGAATCCCAGACCATCGTCCAGATCACGGCCACCGCGCCGCACCCCACGCGGGATTCAGCAGAGGCCGCGCTCCAGTCGCTATTGGACATCCTCGAAAACAAGTACGGGCAGGGGACGTATGAGGACCTTGTGCATACGTTCCGGCATGGGCGGCGCTCCATACACGTGGGCGTGAGCCAGCAGGGCAGCGTCTATGTCCTCGCCATCGCCTATCAGGACGACGAACTCGTATCCCGCGCCATGGAAGAAGCGGCCAGACGGCGCTTCACCCCGCCGAGAACGGATGACGGCGGGCTCTAGCTGAACGCAGGCAAGTCAATACCACTGGTCAATCAAACAGCTCGATCCCCCGGCCAATAAAATCGAGGCCGAAGCGTACTTCCAGTGAAACTGGTTTGAGCTGTGCAGAGCGACGCAGCAAACCGTTCGTTTGAGAAACAGCCAGCTAGAACAGCGAGAAGAGGCGCCCCAGAACGAACCCTTCGCCGAGCACTGCCGCGAAGAGCAGCAGGGCGGCGAACCAGGCCGTGGGCTTCTGGCGCAGCGGCGTCTTGCTCGCGGCGATCACGCCCCACAGCAAGCAGGCCAGCAGCAACGCGCCAATGGAAGCGGCCAAGGCGATCCATTCGGGCTGCGATGGATCGATGAGCGCCAGGTTCATCTGTGCAAGTTCGATTCCGCTGAATCGCGGAGCCAGCCACACGGCGTGCCACGCCACCGCGGCGGCGGCCGGAATGCCGAAGAGGAGCGCGAATTTGGCGGCGCGTTTGAAGGCGTACGCGTAGTAGTCCCTGCCGAAGTCCTCCTTGTTCCGGCGCAGCAGCAGCCACAGCAGCCCCAGACCGCCAGCGGCGGCCGGCGCAGCCAGAACGATGGCGGCGAAAAATGGCCAGAGCGTGGACTCCAGAGGAACGAAGCGCGCCACAGACAAGAACGATGCCATGGTTGGATCGGCGGCGAATGCCTCCGGGTAATGGATCATGACCCGCTTGAGCGCCAGCAGCAGGTAGACGCCGCCCACGGTCACGAAAACCGTTAGCCAGCCTATAAGCATGTGGAACAGCTTGGCTTCTTTCAGTCTGACCCATGAATTCTGGTATTGGATCAGGAACAGGAGGGCCACGGCCAGAATGCCGAGCACGAAAATGGAGGCCTGCCCAAGCAGTGGGGACAGCACGCCCTCGATCACATAGGCCGGATGGCGGAAGGCGAGCACGGCCCAGCCTCCCAGGCAGAAGGGCAGGGCGCACAGGGAGAGAGTGACCGACATGGTGGCCATTTGCCTTGCGAACTTGTCGTGGAACACTTTCTTCTGGGCCCGGGCGGCGTGCTCGCTGATGACGGCGATGAACGGACCGCCCATGGCGGCGAGCAGCACCAGCGCCATGAGGCACAGCAGAAAGCTGCGCAGATAAAAGGCGTACTGGATCATATCGATAGGTAGCTCGGGCATGTCGAATGCTCCTGGTAGGTGAATCGCTTTGCGCGGACCATGTGAGGTCCGTCGGATCCGGCAGGCGGTCGGTACAGTCAGTGCCTTATTTTTCGAGGACTGGCAACCTCGGGCAGCCCCAAAGGTCCGGCGCGCCTTGATAAATGCGCTTGCCTCCCGTATGATACCCGAAAAAGAACCTATGCTATCCCCAGCCGCGGACTGAGTGCGATTCGGAGGGGACACTCGTACGCGGGCAACAGCCGGTCTGTATCGGAAAAGGAGTTCAAGTGGGACATTCCCTTGCTCAAGGCATCGCCTTCCGCCGGCTTGGCCGCGACGCTCGCCTGCTCCGCCTGGCCGCGTTGTTTTTCGCCTGCCTGGCGCTGGCCGGATGCGCTCCTCGCGGCAGCATGGATTTTCGTCTGGCCAATCTCGAAACCCGGGTCATGGAGCTGGAGGAGCAGAACCGCAGCCAGGCTTCGCAGCTCGATGCACGACTCGAACGACTGGAGCGCTATGTCGTGGCCGAGGGCGTGGAGAAAGACCGCATCCGCGCCGCCATCGCCGCCTCGCGCAGCGATCTGAACATCACCACCCCACGCAACGAACCGAACATCGCGTCCGCGAAGATCTCGGCGCCGCCGGCAACATCGCAGCGGCAGTCAGTAACAGCGCAACGGCAGTCGAAGGCCGCCGGGGAACTGGCCGTACAGGTTGCTCCCACCGGCCAATCAGGGGACGAGGAATACGTGCACCCTGTTTCCCGTCCCACGGCCAGGAGCGCCGCTCCCGTGGCGGACAATGCACCCGACCCGAACACGCCGTACGACGAGCCGGCCACGCCGGCTACGGTCAACGTGGCCGCCGCTTCAAACCCTCCTGCGACGCAACCCGCCGTCGCGCGCAAGTACGGCAGCGACGATCTGCCCTACGCATACACCGAAGCTGTGCGGCTTACCCGCTCCGGCAATACGGAAAAGGGACGCCAGATGCTCCGGGCGTTCATCATGGAGTATCCGGACAGTCCGCTCGTGCCCAACGCCTACTACTGGCTGGGTGAAACGTACTATCACGACAAGCGCTACGCCCAGGCGATCCTGACGTTCAGGGAAGTCACCTCGCGGTTCCCGAAGGATCCGAAGGCAGCCGCCTCCATGCTCAAGATAGGCTACTCCTATGAGATGCTCGGGGACAAGGACAACGCGCGCTTCTACCTGAACGCCCTCGTGGAGGATTATCCGAAATCCGAGCCCGCCAAGCTCGCCCGCACCGCGCTCGATGAACGACTCTAGCGATATCCCTGCATACGCCGTCTATCCGGACAACACCGGGGACGACGCCGTGTTCCCGTGGGCGCTTGCAGAAGAAGCCGCCGCCTGGCCGCCGCGCTCGCGCGAGCAACTGCGGGAACTCTGGGCCAGCTTCGCCCTCCGGCACACCAATGGTCTGGGGCCGCGCACCTGGCGCCGGCTCGCGGATCGCTACAAGGACCCCATGGGCGCGGTTCTGGCCGCGAGGCGCTGGGTCGCGGACGGCGTTGCATCCGAGAAGGTCGCCAGAGAGTTCCTCAGCGAATCGTGGCGGACTCCGGCCCGTGAGGAGTGGGACGCCGTGCGGGATCGGGGCCTGGCCGTGGTGCTTTGGAGCGATCCTGATTACCCGCAGAGCCTTAAGGAGATACCGGGCCCTCCGTTCTATCTCTACCGCATCGGCAACCCGCGTCTGCTGGCCGGGCCGTGCGTGGGCGTCGTCGGTTCCCGCCAGGTCTCGGACTGGGGGCGAGACATGGCCCACACTCTGGGCCGGGACCTTTCCTGCGCAGGGCTCACCGTGGTTTCCGGCATGGCCCGCGGGGTGGACCGGTACGCGCACATCGGCGCCATGGAGGGCATCGGCGCGTCCGTCGCCGTGCTCGGCACCGGGCCGGACCGCATCTATCCGGCGTCCAACCGGGACATCTTCCACACCCTGGCGCGGGGAGGTCTGGTGGTTACGGAGTATTCTCCGGGCGTGGAGCCCGTGGCCGGCCATTTTCCCGTGCGCAATCGCATCATCAGCGGACTCAGTCTCGGAGTCGTGGTGGTGGAGGCCCGCGAGAGGAGCGGCGCGCTCATCACCGCCAGGCAGGCGCTGGAGCAGGGCCGCGAGGTCTTCGCAGTCTCGCCGCCGGAGTACGCCGCCGGTTTCGAGGGCTGCATGCAGCTTATCGAGGAGGGCGCCATCCCGGTCCGCAGCGCTTCGGACGTCCTTGTCGAGCTCGAGCCGCTTCTTCAGAACGGGCTGCACAAGTTGCCAAAAACCCGTGCCGGGAGTCGCGCGAACAAAGACCGGGGAGCGACGAGGCAGGACAAGGGTGGACGAACCAAACCTAATGATTTACGCAAACCTGTCGATAACAACCATCACAGCGGTATGGATTCTGCCGGTCGGGACGCTTCGAACGAATCGCCGTCGCACTCCAAACAATCAGACTTGACGATACCTGCCTCGGTGGGCGATGAGGAGCGTTCCCTGCTTGCAGCCATGGACGATGTGGCAACCGTGCATGTGGACGAGCTCGCCGAGCGGCTTGACTGGGATGTCAGCCGCGTGAGCCGCGTTCTGCTCATGCTCGAAATTGAAGGCTTGGTGCACCAGTGGCCTGGCATGCGCTATAGCAAAGGAACACGCTCGTAACCACGTTCCGGGTGACGTACATGCAAAGAATTCCCCTCAGCCTCGCCGCTCCCGAAATGGTGCTGGCCAAGCCCGTGCAGCGCGAAGACGGCATGGTGCTGCTCGCCCAAGGCACGGAGCTGTCCACCACGCTCATCACCAGGCTCGATTCCATGGGCGTGGAGCACATCGTGGTGGAGGGCAATCCTGTGGACATGGACGGGCTTCTCGCCTTGTCTACCCGCACCCGGGACGATCTGGACCGGTTGTTCCGGAAGCACACCGACAACGAGTTCATGATGAAGCTCAAGGCGCACCTTGTGGAGTATTTCCAGCTCAAGGCTGCGGCCCAGGCTGCGAATGCGGCCCAGGCCGGGAATGAACAGGACGATGAGGGCGCATCGTGACGGACGATCTGCACATCGAACGCAAGGACCGCATACTGCAGGTGAGCGACCTGCCGACCCTGCCCACGGCGTTGGAGGAGGTAAGCCGTCTCGTGGAGGACCCGAGCTCGTCCACGGACCAGATCGCCAAGGTCATCGCGTACGACCAGGTGCTGTCCGCCAAGATCCTCAAGATGGTGAACTCGCCAATATACGGCTTCCCCGGCCGCATCGGCTCCATTTCCCACGCCCTGGTTCTGTTGGGTTTCAACGTGATCAAGGGCGTCATCGTCTCCACGTCCGTTTTCGACACCATGAACAAATCCATGGCCGGGCTGTGGGAGCATTCCGTGGGCTGCGCTCTGGCCTGCGCCGAGGTGGCCAAGACGGCCAGGCTCAAGGACCCGGAAGAATACTCCGTGTGCGGCCTGTTGCACGATCTGGGCAAGGTCGTGGCGGCGGTGCAGCTGCCGGACCTCAAGACGGAGATCGACAGGCGCGTAGCCGAGGACGACCTGACCTACCGCGAGGCAGAGCAGCTCGTGCTGGGGTTCGACCACGAACGCATCAACGCCTGGCTGGCCGACCACTGGCACTTGCCCCTGATGATCCGCGAAGGCATGAGCCGACACCACACGCCTTTGCGCGCTCAGCATTTTCCCGCTGCCGCGTGCGTGGTGCACGTGGGCGACTTCCTCGTACGGCTCTTCGAGTACGGTTCCGGCGGCGACGACAATGTGCCGGAACTGGAGCCGAAGGCACTCAGGCTACTCAAAATAGGGGGGGCGGAGCTCGAACGCACCATGGACGCCCTCAGCGAAAAGTTGATCGATGTTGCATCAGTCTCATTTGCTTGAAGAATCGCCGGCGCGGAGTGACCGCTGCCTTTTCAATCCGTTCGTGCGCGGCATGCTCATCACGCAGGATGATGCGTTGGCCGAGCTGTTCCACTCCCTGGCCCCAACGGAGCGCATGCAATGGGAACGGTTCGTCTCCACTGTGGGCGCCATGGAGCGTCTGTTCACCGACCCCCCGGATATTCTCGTGGTGGACGACACGCTGGAAGACGGTACAGGCGCCAGATTCGTCAACATCATCAAGAGCGAGAACGTCTACCGCAAGTTGCCTGTGGTGCTGTGCCTGAACCGCGACGAGTTGCAGGGCGGATTG encodes the following:
- a CDS encoding CheR family methyltransferase, translated to MSSLFAKTSLGRKDLKITDSEFAQLRDFIYENSGIYIADNRKYLLENRLSGRIKALNLKDYGEYYYYLRYDSKRRDELARMYEVITTNETSFYRNPPQLKVFQEKVLSEVIAEQRKKGQKRLHIWSAGCSTGEEPYTLSMIIHETLGSELSQWSVRITANDLSEAVLKSARDALYTDYALRTTPKDKIARFFDKEGDRYRVKPEVRRLVQFGQINLNDRAAVKRVERSQIVFCRNVIIYFDDDMKKRVISAFYDNLNPGGFLLIGHSESLHNISRAFKPEHHPGAIVYRKV
- a CDS encoding ParA family protein, giving the protein MNVRVLAVANQKGGVGKTTTALTLAAAFAKEGRSVLVLDLDPHVSASIHMRFYPEKLRHTAYDLFTKPKSERWHTAWNKVTYPAAGGIFDFVPAHTKLSDLDVDLAGIKGKGSLLVRALMNVPQDYDYVILDCPPYLGVLLANAIMAANLVIIPIQTEYLALNGLKLIFSTMRTLNRVRREPVGYRALATMFDSRAGACKRVLSLLRDKLGDRMFETIIHHDTKLREASGKGAVIYDLYPESRGALEYSQLAAEIETL
- a CDS encoding chemotaxis protein CheW gives rise to the protein MSKSPEEYFLDEELSPEERSEEVAFSETERAFLEKYLGLERDILDRLGIEESSDPQPVELAEVEPPPPLEQTAPPEEEAGPVEDVSGEALLVQEQEEAESAPEVEAVYEKAAEEAVAETPRVETAVSEEIEAEPSLDDEIRAQTEVQLVSFFLADQEFTIPINAVQEVVRYMEPTAVPESHDFLAGIVNMRGRVTPVLRLGVILGKEEPPANDEKINEDEDKRRFFIVCRKGDVQVALLVERVHTMYRVPQSAIEWNIEQRMGADVEVVRGLLRSGDGLVGIVSLERMLDKVGMQGGLGG
- a CDS encoding response regulator, with amino-acid sequence MAKHILIVDDSKTVRNLVAFIMKKEGFRVSTGENGLDGLEKLYTNPDVDLIITDINMPKMDGFTFIKSVREQEAYRDVPIVVLSTEGREEDIDAGISLGANLYLVKPAQPEKLVKNVNMLLG
- a CDS encoding chemotaxis protein CheA, with protein sequence MSQDFLDPEIINDFILEAKEHLETIEPNLLELEKAPENLALLNEIFRPMHSLKGASGFLGFNTMNRLAHRAENILDELRKGEMSVTSEIMDVILSATDALRQMIDNLEAEGVEGDVEVDELVATIDRIMAGGGEPAAPAAPPAAPEPEPDFEHGNPPEPDNAVNVEPPAAEEAEPDFEHGVPPAPEPTAAAQPEGEGEIHPEFADETLEPYALTAFGESHLNDFLEEAQEIVENLNAGLVSLEKEPEAWADTTNDLFRYFHNLKGNSGIIGFKELNGLTHEAETLLNRVRKGEMDASAQGLVDLLLLVVDTIESLVSGVDTQSGTVNPVTTTAVKSRLRRAVESGVIEAPVVEAVQEEAAQEMPAPAEEATAPAGEPAPAAEAPASGGYDSEDVAIYETTVKQQLGAVRLALEKLTEDADNTEYVDALYRALVTIQNSSGYMGLEEVQTYAQRTAALVDQARSAGIGFEPLLDIMKQETSILADMVEKELLNITSGAAEQTGPTAEPPAPEPNTEKSAPVKSAAAPEPEKKAEPAPQPEKKTEPAPKQEHKAAPAPKAEPKPALKDTQPAPAAKKAPEPEAAADKKTPPPPSGQAQAQAQKPKVSSTIRVDHEKLDHLMNLIGELIINRNRFTMIARNLEEHGDELDIADTAQNLTETTFAMARISDDLQDTIMKVRMVPVQTVFSRFPRLVRDLSRKSGKQVELITEGEETELDKSVVEVIGDPLVHLIRNSVDHGIESEEQRVKAGKPAKGTVWLRAYYRGNSVAIEIEDNGKGIDPEKMREVAVRKGVISPEEAKNLDDREARELIFAPGFSSADTITDISGRGGGMDVVRTNIKNLKGSVSITSETGKFTRFTLILPLTLAIIDALMVKVGGDTYAIPLDAVSETTKIETRRLTEVNGRKAVTLRGQVLGIISLCEMLELPPPEKDPEILSVVVIQDGDRRLGLVVDRLLERQEIVIKPLGAYLGDQKGISGATIMGDGSVVLILDPHEIYLMATSKAI
- the ybgF gene encoding tol-pal system protein YbgF, with the protein product MGHSLAQGIAFRRLGRDARLLRLAALFFACLALAGCAPRGSMDFRLANLETRVMELEEQNRSQASQLDARLERLERYVVAEGVEKDRIRAAIAASRSDLNITTPRNEPNIASAKISAPPATSQRQSVTAQRQSKAAGELAVQVAPTGQSGDEEYVHPVSRPTARSAAPVADNAPDPNTPYDEPATPATVNVAAASNPPATQPAVARKYGSDDLPYAYTEAVRLTRSGNTEKGRQMLRAFIMEYPDSPLVPNAYYWLGETYYHDKRYAQAILTFREVTSRFPKDPKAAASMLKIGYSYEMLGDKDNARFYLNALVEDYPKSEPAKLARTALDERL
- the dprA gene encoding DNA-processing protein DprA, which gives rise to MNDSSDIPAYAVYPDNTGDDAVFPWALAEEAAAWPPRSREQLRELWASFALRHTNGLGPRTWRRLADRYKDPMGAVLAARRWVADGVASEKVAREFLSESWRTPAREEWDAVRDRGLAVVLWSDPDYPQSLKEIPGPPFYLYRIGNPRLLAGPCVGVVGSRQVSDWGRDMAHTLGRDLSCAGLTVVSGMARGVDRYAHIGAMEGIGASVAVLGTGPDRIYPASNRDIFHTLARGGLVVTEYSPGVEPVAGHFPVRNRIISGLSLGVVVVEARERSGALITARQALEQGREVFAVSPPEYAAGFEGCMQLIEEGAIPVRSASDVLVELEPLLQNGLHKLPKTRAGSRANKDRGATRQDKGGRTKPNDLRKPVDNNHHSGMDSAGRDASNESPSHSKQSDLTIPASVGDEERSLLAAMDDVATVHVDELAERLDWDVSRVSRVLLMLEIEGLVHQWPGMRYSKGTRS
- a CDS encoding HDOD domain-containing protein; this encodes MTDDLHIERKDRILQVSDLPTLPTALEEVSRLVEDPSSSTDQIAKVIAYDQVLSAKILKMVNSPIYGFPGRIGSISHALVLLGFNVIKGVIVSTSVFDTMNKSMAGLWEHSVGCALACAEVAKTARLKDPEEYSVCGLLHDLGKVVAAVQLPDLKTEIDRRVAEDDLTYREAEQLVLGFDHERINAWLADHWHLPLMIREGMSRHHTPLRAQHFPAAACVVHVGDFLVRLFEYGSGGDDNVPELEPKALRLLKIGGAELERTMDALSEKLIDVASVSFA